Proteins encoded in a region of the Saccharothrix ecbatanensis genome:
- a CDS encoding RNA polymerase sigma factor produces MAAAKTTQAAQADAEETPKATSARKAPAKKPAAKTAAAGKTATRAPRKTAAKAGTAAPGKVKKDGEDPEDLEGAPDAEDLVEDVELIDEPVEEEPAEEEAKPGEGDFVWDEEESEALRQARKDAELTASADSVRAYLKQIGKVALLNAEEEVELAKRIEAGLYAAERVRRAEDEQEKLTPQMRRDLRWIVRDGERAKNHLLEANLRLVVSLAKRYTGRGMAFLDLIQEGNLGLIRAVEKFDYTKGYKFSTYATWWIRQAITRAMADQARTIRIPVHMVEVINKLGRIQRELLQDLGREPTPEELAKEMDITPEKVLEIQQYAREPISLDQTIGDEGDSQLGDFIEDSEAVVAVDAVSFTLLQDQLQSVLATLSEREAGVVRLRFGLTDGQPRTLDEIGQVYGVTRERIRQIESKTMSKLRHPSRSQVLRDYLD; encoded by the coding sequence GTGGCAGCCGCGAAGACGACTCAGGCAGCTCAGGCTGACGCCGAGGAGACGCCCAAGGCCACCTCGGCGAGGAAGGCCCCGGCCAAGAAGCCGGCGGCGAAGACCGCCGCGGCGGGGAAGACGGCCACGCGGGCGCCGCGCAAGACGGCCGCCAAGGCCGGCACTGCCGCGCCCGGCAAGGTGAAGAAGGACGGCGAGGACCCCGAAGACCTCGAAGGCGCTCCTGATGCCGAAGACCTGGTCGAAGACGTCGAGTTGATCGACGAGCCGGTCGAGGAGGAGCCCGCCGAGGAGGAGGCCAAGCCCGGCGAGGGTGACTTCGTCTGGGACGAGGAGGAGTCGGAGGCCCTGCGGCAAGCCCGCAAGGACGCCGAACTCACCGCCTCGGCCGACTCGGTCCGCGCCTACTTGAAGCAGATCGGCAAGGTCGCGCTCCTCAACGCGGAAGAGGAGGTCGAACTCGCCAAGCGCATCGAGGCCGGCCTCTACGCCGCCGAGCGGGTGCGCCGGGCCGAGGACGAGCAGGAGAAGCTGACCCCCCAGATGCGCCGTGACCTGCGGTGGATCGTGCGGGACGGCGAGCGGGCGAAGAACCACCTGCTGGAGGCGAACCTCCGGCTCGTGGTGTCGCTCGCCAAGCGCTACACCGGTCGTGGCATGGCGTTCCTGGACCTGATCCAGGAGGGCAACCTCGGTCTGATCCGCGCGGTGGAGAAGTTCGACTACACCAAGGGCTACAAGTTCTCCACGTACGCGACGTGGTGGATTCGCCAGGCGATCACCCGCGCGATGGCCGACCAGGCCCGCACCATCCGCATCCCGGTGCACATGGTGGAGGTCATCAACAAGCTCGGCCGTATACAGCGTGAACTCCTGCAGGACCTGGGCCGCGAGCCCACGCCCGAGGAGCTCGCCAAGGAAATGGACATCACCCCGGAGAAGGTGCTGGAGATCCAGCAGTACGCCCGGGAGCCCATTTCGCTGGACCAGACGATCGGCGACGAGGGCGACAGCCAGCTCGGTGACTTCATCGAGGACTCCGAAGCCGTGGTGGCCGTGGACGCGGTGTCGTTCACGCTGCTCCAGGACCAGTTGCAGTCGGTGCTGGCGACGCTGTCCGAGCGCGAGGCGGGTGTGGTGCGGCTGCGGTTCGGCCTCACCGACGGCCAGCCGCGCACGCTGGACGAGATCGGCCAGGTCTACGGCGTGACGCGGGAGCGGATCCGGCAGATCGAGTCGAAGACGATGTCGAAGCTCCGGCACCCGTCCCGGTCGCAGGTTCTGCGCGACTACCTGGACTAA
- a CDS encoding DEAD/DEAH box helicase, producing the protein MSQPQVATTRPLRAWQRRALTKYLAAKPKDFLAVATPGAGKTTFGLRVAAELLADRTIEAITVVAPTEHLKHQWAQAAAEVGIAIDSNFRNTNAVTSRDYHGVALTYAQVAAHPMLHRVRTENRKTLVLLDEIHHGGDAKSWGDAIREAFTPAVRRLCLTGTPFRSDDSPIPFISYEPGPDGVQRSRSDHSYGYADALRDGVVRPVIFLAYSGEASWRTSAGEEFSARLGEPLTQEQTARAWRVALDPTGEWVPSVLKAADMRLSQLRAGGMPDAGGLVIATDQTVAKAYAEILKRHTGHDATLVLSDDPKASGRIAEFANSQERWMIAVRMVSEGVDVPRLAVGVYATSASTPLFFAQAVGRFVRQRGKGETASVFVPSVPVLLGLASELEQQRDHVLGKPHREKDGWDDELLAQANQVKDEPGEEERAFTALGASAELDQVIYDGSSFGTAAFAGSDEEQEYLGLPGLLEPDQVRALLRQRQEKQLVEAGKRPAAAPPPPAPARAAGVQERLAQLRKELNTLVAMHHHRTKKPHGKIHNQLREYCGGPPTAMASIEQLEERIATLRSW; encoded by the coding sequence TTGTCGCAACCGCAAGTCGCCACGACCCGTCCCCTCCGCGCCTGGCAGCGTCGCGCCCTCACCAAGTACCTGGCCGCGAAGCCCAAGGACTTCCTCGCCGTCGCCACGCCCGGCGCCGGCAAGACGACGTTCGGCCTGCGTGTCGCGGCGGAACTGCTGGCGGACCGCACGATCGAGGCGATCACCGTCGTCGCGCCCACCGAGCACCTGAAGCACCAGTGGGCGCAGGCGGCGGCCGAGGTCGGCATCGCGATCGACTCGAACTTCCGCAACACCAACGCGGTGACGTCCCGCGACTACCACGGCGTCGCCCTCACGTACGCGCAGGTCGCGGCGCACCCGATGCTGCACCGGGTCCGCACGGAGAACCGCAAGACGCTGGTCCTGCTGGACGAGATCCACCACGGCGGCGACGCCAAGTCGTGGGGTGACGCGATCCGCGAGGCGTTCACGCCCGCCGTGCGCCGGCTGTGCCTGACCGGAACCCCGTTCCGCTCGGACGACTCGCCGATCCCGTTCATCAGCTACGAACCGGGCCCGGACGGCGTCCAGCGCAGCCGCTCGGACCACTCCTACGGCTACGCGGACGCGTTGCGCGACGGCGTGGTCCGTCCGGTGATCTTCCTCGCCTACTCCGGTGAGGCGAGCTGGCGGACGAGCGCGGGGGAGGAGTTCTCCGCCCGGCTCGGCGAGCCGTTGACGCAGGAGCAGACGGCGCGGGCGTGGCGGGTGGCGCTGGACCCGACGGGGGAGTGGGTCCCGTCCGTCCTCAAGGCCGCCGACATGCGCCTGAGCCAGCTCCGCGCCGGCGGCATGCCGGACGCGGGCGGCCTGGTGATCGCCACCGACCAGACCGTGGCCAAGGCGTACGCGGAGATCCTGAAGCGGCACACGGGCCACGACGCGACCCTCGTGCTGTCCGACGACCCGAAGGCGTCCGGCCGGATCGCCGAGTTCGCCAACTCCCAGGAACGGTGGATGATCGCCGTCCGGATGGTGTCGGAGGGCGTGGACGTGCCGCGGCTGGCCGTCGGCGTGTACGCCACCAGCGCGTCGACGCCCCTGTTCTTCGCCCAGGCCGTCGGCCGGTTCGTGCGCCAGCGGGGCAAGGGCGAGACGGCCAGCGTGTTCGTGCCCAGCGTGCCCGTCCTGCTCGGCCTGGCCAGTGAGCTGGAGCAGCAGCGCGACCACGTGCTCGGCAAGCCGCACCGCGAGAAGGACGGCTGGGACGACGAGCTGCTGGCCCAGGCGAACCAGGTCAAGGACGAGCCGGGCGAGGAGGAGCGGGCGTTCACCGCTCTCGGCGCGTCGGCCGAACTCGATCAGGTGATCTACGACGGCTCCTCGTTCGGCACGGCGGCGTTCGCGGGGAGTGACGAAGAGCAGGAGTACCTGGGCCTACCGGGTCTGCTCGAACCCGATCAGGTGCGTGCGCTGCTGCGGCAGCGGCAGGAGAAGCAGCTCGTCGAGGCCGGCAAACGCCCCGCCGCCGCGCCGCCTCCGCCCGCCCCGGCGCGCGCGGCCGGCGTGCAGGAACGGCTGGCGCAGCTGCGCAAGGAGCTCAACACCCTGGTGGCCATGCACCACCACCGCACCAAGAAGCCGCACGGCAAGATTCACAACCAGCTGCGCGAGTACTGCGGGGGTCCGCCGACCGCGATGGCCAGCATCGAGCAGCTCGAAGAGCGCATCGCCACGCTGCGCTCCTGGTGA
- a CDS encoding ATP-binding cassette domain-containing protein: MSEPILELRGINKSFGPVHVLHDIDFDVHPGQVTALVGDNGAGKSTLVKCIAGIHPTDSGQVLFNGEEVHIHGPRDAANLGIEVVYQDLALCDNLDIVQNMFLGRERGKLGMLDEADMEQAARTTLTSLSVRTVKSVRTQVASLSGGQRQTVAIAKAVLWNSKVVLLDEPTAALGVAQTRQVLDLVRRLAEQGLGVVLISHNMNDVFEVADRIACLYLGRMAAEVNTKDVTHGQVVELITAGRSGDLGIARPETATI, translated from the coding sequence GTGAGCGAGCCGATCCTCGAACTTCGCGGCATCAACAAGAGTTTCGGTCCCGTGCACGTCCTGCACGACATCGACTTCGACGTCCACCCCGGCCAGGTCACCGCCCTCGTCGGCGACAACGGCGCGGGCAAGTCGACGTTGGTCAAGTGCATCGCGGGCATCCACCCGACCGACTCCGGTCAGGTCCTGTTCAACGGCGAGGAAGTCCACATCCACGGGCCGCGCGACGCCGCGAACCTGGGCATCGAGGTCGTCTACCAGGACCTCGCGCTGTGCGACAACCTCGACATCGTCCAGAACATGTTCCTGGGCCGGGAACGCGGCAAGCTCGGCATGCTCGACGAGGCCGACATGGAACAGGCCGCGCGCACGACCCTGACCTCGCTTTCGGTCCGCACGGTCAAGTCCGTGCGCACGCAGGTCGCGTCGCTGTCCGGCGGGCAGCGGCAGACCGTGGCGATCGCCAAGGCCGTGCTGTGGAACAGCAAGGTCGTGCTGCTCGACGAGCCCACCGCGGCGCTGGGCGTCGCGCAGACCCGCCAGGTCCTCGACCTGGTGCGGCGGCTGGCCGAACAGGGCCTGGGCGTGGTGCTGATCAGCCACAACATGAACGACGTGTTCGAGGTGGCGGACCGCATCGCGTGCCTCTACCTGGGCCGGATGGCCGCCGAGGTGAACACCAAGGACGTCACCCACGGGCAGGTGGTCGAGCTGATCACCGCCGGGCGCTCCGGGGACCTGGGCATCGCCCGTCCCGAGACCGCCACCATCTGA
- a CDS encoding sugar ABC transporter substrate-binding protein, which produces MRSKSLALIAVGTGLAVAMTACGANTSSGGNTTDTNTNSGSGGAKVGVILPETASSARWEGFDKPLLEKALKAEGLEADIQNAQGEVQKFSTLADGMINAGVKVLIIATPNSEIGATVAKKAEAQGIPVIDYDRLNLGGSSKYYVSFDNVKVGELQGEGMLQGLAALAPGKKPAEIIEIEGAPTDNNATLFHQGQKKVLEPKYTSGDLKLVQSQPIDDWDNQVGGTTFEQILTSNGQKVDGVVAANDGLAGAIITVLKKYGLNGKVPVTGQDATPDGLQAILRGDQFMTVFKPINDQANATAKLAAALAKGDTAAADKMATGVTKDSKGNRDVPSVLLPAQLITKDKVKTVVDAGFVKASEICVADLAAVCTELGIK; this is translated from the coding sequence ATGCGCAGCAAGAGCCTCGCTCTCATCGCCGTTGGCACCGGCCTTGCCGTGGCCATGACGGCATGTGGCGCCAACACGTCCAGCGGTGGCAACACCACGGACACCAACACGAACAGCGGCTCGGGCGGCGCGAAGGTCGGCGTCATTCTCCCCGAGACCGCGAGTTCCGCACGCTGGGAGGGCTTCGACAAGCCGCTTCTGGAGAAGGCGCTCAAGGCCGAGGGCCTCGAAGCCGACATCCAGAACGCCCAGGGTGAGGTGCAGAAGTTCTCCACCCTCGCCGACGGCATGATCAACGCCGGGGTCAAGGTCCTGATCATCGCGACGCCCAACAGCGAGATCGGCGCGACGGTCGCCAAGAAGGCCGAGGCGCAGGGCATCCCGGTCATCGACTACGACCGGCTGAACCTGGGCGGCAGCTCGAAGTACTACGTGTCGTTCGACAACGTGAAGGTCGGCGAACTCCAGGGCGAGGGCATGCTCCAGGGCTTGGCCGCGCTCGCGCCGGGCAAGAAGCCGGCCGAGATCATCGAGATCGAGGGCGCCCCGACCGACAACAACGCCACCCTGTTCCACCAGGGCCAGAAGAAGGTCCTGGAGCCCAAGTACACCTCGGGCGACCTCAAGCTGGTCCAGTCCCAGCCGATCGACGACTGGGACAACCAGGTGGGCGGCACCACCTTCGAGCAGATCCTGACCAGCAACGGCCAGAAGGTGGACGGCGTCGTCGCCGCCAACGACGGCCTCGCGGGTGCGATCATCACCGTGCTGAAGAAGTACGGCCTGAACGGCAAGGTCCCGGTCACCGGCCAGGACGCCACCCCGGACGGCCTCCAGGCCATCCTGCGCGGCGACCAGTTCATGACCGTGTTCAAGCCGATCAACGACCAGGCGAACGCCACCGCCAAGCTGGCCGCGGCGCTGGCCAAGGGCGACACGGCGGCGGCCGACAAGATGGCCACCGGCGTCACCAAGGACAGCAAGGGCAACCGCGACGTCCCGTCGGTCCTGCTGCCCGCGCAGCTGATCACCAAGGACAAGGTCAAGACCGTCGTGGACGCGGGCTTCGTCAAGGCGTCGGAGATCTGCGTCGCCGACCTGGCCGCCGTCTGCACCGAGCTCGGCATCAAGTAG
- a CDS encoding ROK family protein: MTTPTAGARPDEVRRHNRTALLRRLHVDGPSTRASLAAELGLNRSTIKALVDGLAESGVVAERVPAQRSGAGRPSLLVLPQPHAAVVMAIDVRVEQVAMAMVGLGGDILGRDSWNLHHRSRDPGEVITHVADSAKLLADELDVRAVGVGVSVPGVVRRADGLVHEAPNLHWTDVALGQRLSSVLKVPVQVGNDAELGALAEHVRGAARASSDMVYISADVGIGGGVISNGQPLRGTGGYVGELGHMVVRPGGRRCYCGCQGCWETEVGEAALCRALSLPEDSPRGTVVAELRSLAGSPDSVAHRLGEFTEWLAMGLVTVVNMLGPELVVLGDLFTALPESMVEQLRRTVQKRSLVSRAVGGTRIVSSPLGRDAKLIGAAELAFEPVLGEV; the protein is encoded by the coding sequence GTGACCACACCGACCGCGGGAGCGCGACCCGACGAGGTCCGCAGGCACAACCGCACGGCGCTGCTGCGCCGGCTGCACGTGGACGGTCCGTCCACCAGGGCGTCGCTGGCGGCTGAGCTGGGCCTCAACCGCAGCACGATCAAGGCCCTGGTGGACGGCCTGGCCGAGTCCGGGGTGGTGGCCGAACGCGTGCCGGCACAACGCTCCGGCGCGGGCCGCCCGTCCCTGCTCGTGCTGCCGCAGCCGCACGCCGCGGTCGTGATGGCCATCGACGTCCGCGTGGAGCAGGTGGCGATGGCCATGGTGGGCCTCGGCGGCGACATCCTCGGCCGGGACTCGTGGAACCTGCACCACCGGTCCCGCGACCCCGGCGAGGTGATCACCCACGTCGCCGACTCGGCGAAGCTCCTCGCCGACGAACTCGACGTGCGAGCGGTCGGTGTCGGCGTCTCCGTGCCCGGCGTGGTCCGGCGTGCGGACGGGCTCGTGCACGAAGCGCCCAACCTGCACTGGACCGACGTGGCGTTGGGCCAACGGCTGTCGTCGGTGCTCAAGGTGCCCGTCCAGGTCGGCAACGACGCCGAGCTGGGGGCACTGGCGGAACACGTGCGCGGTGCGGCACGCGCGTCGTCCGACATGGTCTACATCTCCGCCGACGTCGGCATCGGCGGCGGCGTGATCTCCAACGGCCAGCCGTTGCGCGGCACCGGCGGCTACGTGGGCGAGTTGGGGCACATGGTCGTGCGTCCCGGCGGCAGGCGCTGCTACTGCGGCTGTCAGGGCTGCTGGGAGACCGAAGTCGGCGAGGCCGCGTTGTGCCGTGCCCTGTCCCTGCCCGAGGACTCGCCGCGCGGCACTGTGGTGGCCGAGCTGAGGTCGTTGGCCGGGTCGCCGGACAGCGTCGCGCACCGGCTGGGGGAGTTCACCGAGTGGCTGGCCATGGGCCTGGTCACCGTGGTCAACATGCTGGGCCCGGAACTGGTGGTGCTGGGCGACTTGTTCACCGCGCTGCCCGAGTCCATGGTCGAGCAGCTCCGGCGCACCGTGCAGAAGCGCTCACTGGTGTCCCGCGCGGTCGGTGGCACCCGCATCGTCTCGTCGCCCCTGGGCCGTGACGCGAAACTCATCGGCGCCGCCGAACTGGCCTTCGAGCCGGTGTTGGGCGAGGTCTGA
- a CDS encoding YihY/virulence factor BrkB family protein gives MLDVAMGSPRDETARSTGRKGPLRLLARTLSKAWEGSIFSEAAEAAFWQILSFPPLLLGLLGSLGYLGDWFGPEVVSAVKDRIISTCRTIFSQDVVNEVIVPTVDQILTTGKGEIVSVGFLISLWAGSSAMSSFVDAITAAHDQYGVRNEVWQRIFALLLYMASLVLLIVGLPVLALGPDLLPRVFPDSWQPLIESWLSAFYYPGIAVLLVVALATLYKVSLPNKLPWHRLMPGAVLAMAVFLLSSIGLRLYIQWITTTGYTYGALATPIAFLLFAYLIGLAITLGAYFNSALQEMWPARMTRRQRRRWQRLEIERAAERRRADKGRQALRGGSGAVPAGPAAGAAGPALAPGTAPSPADTNHTVPLPVERVEPRPEPQARPERESRGV, from the coding sequence ATGCTTGATGTTGCGATGGGTTCGCCGAGGGACGAGACAGCACGCAGCACGGGTCGCAAGGGACCCCTGCGTCTGTTGGCGCGCACGTTGTCGAAGGCGTGGGAGGGGAGCATCTTCTCCGAGGCGGCCGAGGCGGCGTTCTGGCAGATCCTGTCGTTCCCGCCGCTGCTGCTGGGGTTGCTGGGCAGTCTCGGGTACCTCGGGGACTGGTTCGGGCCGGAGGTCGTGAGCGCGGTCAAGGACCGGATCATCTCGACCTGCCGGACGATCTTCAGCCAGGACGTGGTCAACGAGGTGATCGTGCCCACCGTCGACCAGATCCTCACCACCGGCAAGGGTGAGATCGTCTCGGTCGGCTTCCTGATCTCGCTGTGGGCGGGGTCGTCGGCGATGTCGTCGTTCGTGGACGCGATCACCGCGGCGCACGACCAGTACGGGGTGCGCAACGAGGTGTGGCAGCGGATCTTCGCGCTGCTGCTGTACATGGCGAGCCTGGTGCTGCTGATCGTCGGCCTGCCGGTGCTGGCCCTGGGCCCCGACCTCCTGCCGCGGGTGTTCCCGGACTCGTGGCAGCCGCTCATCGAGTCTTGGCTGAGCGCGTTCTACTACCCGGGGATCGCGGTGCTGCTGGTGGTGGCTTTGGCGACGTTGTACAAGGTGTCGCTGCCGAACAAGCTGCCGTGGCACCGGTTGATGCCGGGGGCGGTGCTGGCGATGGCGGTGTTCCTGCTGTCGTCCATCGGGCTGCGGCTGTACATCCAGTGGATCACGACTACCGGGTACACGTACGGGGCGTTGGCGACGCCGATCGCGTTCCTGCTGTTCGCTTACCTGATCGGGTTGGCGATCACGCTGGGTGCTTACTTCAACAGCGCGTTGCAGGAGATGTGGCCGGCGCGGATGACCCGGCGGCAGCGGCGGCGGTGGCAGCGGCTGGAGATCGAGCGTGCGGCCGAGCGGCGGCGGGCGGACAAGGGGCGGCAGGCGTTGCGGGGCGGGTCCGGTGCTGTGCCTGCCGGGCCTGCCGCCGGTGCTGCCGGGCCTGCCTTGGCTCCCGGGACCGCGCCGTCACCGGCGGACACGAACCACACCGTGCCGTTGCCGGTGGAACGGGTGGAGCCTCGGCCGGAGCCACAAGCGCGGCCGGAGCGCGAATCCCGCGGTGTCTGA
- a CDS encoding DUF7455 domain-containing protein, protein MTTTLTRPALTAADRCDRCGAAAQVRAVLPSGGELLFCGHHAREHSTKLRELAAELQQG, encoded by the coding sequence ATGACTACGACACTCACCCGCCCCGCGTTGACCGCTGCCGACCGCTGCGACCGCTGCGGGGCTGCTGCCCAGGTTCGCGCCGTGCTCCCCTCCGGGGGCGAGTTGCTGTTCTGCGGGCACCACGCCCGTGAGCACAGCACCAAGCTGCGCGAACTCGCTGCCGAGTTGCAGCAGGGCTGA
- a CDS encoding sugar ABC transporter permease, producing the protein MSNTTSETSPQDSPQGAAISDFGIDTTSQSTGEAARDYLARLRGGELGSLPALLGVVVLLIVFSSLADTFLTLGNIANLLAQGASVVIIAMGLVFVLLLGEIDLSAGTASGVCASVMALHLVKGGNLLGGMGDTVFYLFCGILVLAAVFAALMRIWAGTALSLVALGIALFGVPANAWIEMLLAVCVGAAIGSITGFLVARVGIPSFVVTLALFLAWGGVILQFIGQGGTLGLNNDTLFNVANGNLSIAGSWALFVLATGGYAAVVLGRHFSRLRRGLVASPTPMVLAKVGVVALLAAVATYALTLNRSQSSVVVITGVPFVVPIVLVLLVIGTFVLERTRYGRHVYAVGGNKEAARRAGINVAQIRMSVFVIASSLAAIGAIVYSSKVGSVDPNAGGGNTLLMAVGAAVIGGTSLFGGKGKLRDAVIGGAVLAIIQNGMGLLKQPAAVVFIVTGLVLLLAASVDALSRRRAATAVR; encoded by the coding sequence ATGTCCAACACCACCAGCGAGACGTCCCCGCAGGACTCACCGCAGGGCGCCGCCATCTCCGACTTCGGCATCGACACCACCTCCCAGTCCACCGGTGAGGCGGCGCGCGACTACCTGGCCCGACTTCGCGGCGGCGAACTGGGCTCGCTGCCCGCGCTGCTCGGCGTCGTCGTGCTGCTCATCGTGTTCAGCTCGCTGGCCGACACCTTCCTGACCCTGGGCAACATCGCGAACCTGCTCGCGCAGGGCGCGAGCGTCGTGATCATCGCGATGGGCCTGGTGTTCGTCCTGCTCCTGGGCGAGATCGACCTGTCCGCCGGCACCGCGTCCGGTGTGTGCGCCTCGGTGATGGCGCTGCACCTGGTCAAGGGCGGCAACCTGCTCGGCGGCATGGGCGACACCGTCTTCTACCTGTTCTGCGGCATCCTCGTGCTGGCCGCCGTGTTCGCCGCGCTGATGCGGATCTGGGCGGGCACGGCGCTGTCGCTGGTGGCGCTGGGCATCGCCCTGTTCGGCGTGCCGGCCAACGCGTGGATCGAGATGCTGCTGGCCGTCTGCGTCGGCGCCGCCATCGGCTCCATCACGGGCTTCCTCGTGGCCCGCGTCGGCATCCCGTCGTTCGTCGTGACCTTGGCGCTGTTCCTGGCCTGGGGCGGTGTCATCCTGCAGTTCATCGGCCAGGGCGGCACGCTCGGCCTGAACAACGACACGCTCTTCAACGTCGCCAACGGAAACCTGAGCATCGCGGGCTCGTGGGCGCTGTTCGTCCTCGCCACCGGCGGCTACGCGGCGGTCGTGCTCGGCCGCCACTTCAGCCGGCTGCGCCGCGGCCTGGTCGCGTCGCCCACCCCGATGGTGCTGGCCAAGGTCGGCGTGGTCGCGCTGCTGGCCGCGGTGGCCACCTACGCGTTGACGCTGAACCGCTCGCAGAGCAGCGTCGTGGTGATCACCGGCGTGCCGTTCGTGGTGCCGATCGTGCTCGTGCTGCTGGTCATCGGCACGTTCGTGCTCGAACGCACCCGCTACGGCAGGCACGTCTACGCCGTGGGCGGCAACAAGGAAGCCGCCCGTCGCGCCGGTATCAACGTGGCGCAGATCCGGATGAGCGTGTTCGTGATCGCCTCCTCGCTGGCGGCCATCGGCGCGATCGTCTACTCGTCGAAGGTCGGCTCGGTCGACCCGAACGCCGGTGGTGGCAACACGCTGCTGATGGCGGTCGGCGCGGCGGTGATCGGCGGCACGTCGCTGTTCGGCGGCAAGGGCAAGCTGCGCGACGCGGTCATCGGTGGCGCGGTGCTGGCGATCATCCAGAACGGCATGGGCCTGCTCAAGCAGCCCGCCGCCGTGGTGTTCATCGTGACCGGTCTCGTCCTGCTGCTCGCCGCGAGCGTCGACGCGCTGTCCCGCCGCCGGGCGGCCACCGCCGTCCGCTGA
- a CDS encoding vanadium-dependent haloperoxidase, translated as MSERRTDARLSRLAAAEALDRQPWPEHANNGEEGDYPYVANYSKGLPHDKVGEVQPEAYNTMLRALATGRSEDFERIPLDQGARFTNPQSGLAFDLEGPDPQSLVMPPVPRIDSARNSAEMVELYWMALTRDVPFTEYDTNPLIAQAAEELSRLTDYRAPKVGGRVTPATIFRGHARGDLRGPYLSQFLLRDIQYGTLRIPQLHDTVRPDCDFLTDFKEWRAVQEGAVVPGIERDHVTRRYLRNARDLGNYVHFDALYEAYLNAALILLDLGAPVDTGNPYEHSANQIGFGTYGGPHLLSLVTEVATRALKAVWFQKWYVHRRLRPEAFGGRVHAHLSGLRDYDMIDREVLDSAAVKLTHEKHGSYLLPQAFPEGSPTHPSYGSGHATVAGACVTVLKAWFDESWVLPKPVVPNADGTALVHYQGGEALTVGGELDKVAANIATGRNMAGVHWRSDFTESVRLGEAVGIGVLRDHVRVNHEDASFGLTRFDGRRVTI; from the coding sequence ATGAGTGAACGTCGTACTGACGCACGCCTTTCACGCCTCGCCGCAGCTGAGGCGCTCGACCGGCAACCGTGGCCGGAGCACGCGAACAACGGGGAGGAAGGCGACTACCCGTACGTCGCCAACTACAGCAAGGGCCTGCCGCACGACAAGGTCGGCGAAGTCCAGCCCGAGGCTTACAACACGATGTTGAGGGCCCTGGCCACCGGGCGGTCGGAGGACTTCGAACGCATCCCGCTCGACCAGGGCGCCCGGTTCACCAACCCGCAGTCCGGTCTGGCGTTCGACCTGGAAGGGCCGGACCCGCAGTCGTTGGTCATGCCGCCGGTGCCCCGCATCGACAGCGCCCGCAACTCGGCCGAGATGGTCGAGCTGTACTGGATGGCCCTGACCAGGGACGTGCCGTTCACCGAGTACGACACCAACCCGCTGATCGCGCAGGCGGCGGAGGAGTTGTCCCGGTTGACCGACTACCGGGCGCCGAAGGTCGGCGGCCGGGTCACGCCCGCCACGATCTTCCGCGGCCACGCCAGGGGCGACCTGCGCGGGCCGTACCTGTCGCAGTTCCTGCTGCGCGACATCCAGTACGGCACGCTGCGCATCCCGCAGCTGCACGACACCGTGCGGCCGGACTGCGACTTCCTGACCGACTTCAAGGAGTGGCGGGCGGTGCAGGAAGGCGCGGTCGTGCCCGGGATCGAACGGGACCACGTCACCCGCCGGTACCTGCGCAACGCCCGTGACCTCGGCAACTACGTGCACTTCGACGCGCTGTACGAGGCGTACCTGAACGCGGCGCTGATCCTGCTCGACCTCGGCGCGCCGGTCGACACCGGCAACCCGTACGAGCACTCGGCGAACCAGATCGGGTTCGGCACCTACGGCGGCCCGCACCTGTTGTCGCTGGTGACGGAGGTGGCGACGAGGGCGTTGAAGGCGGTGTGGTTCCAGAAGTGGTACGTGCACCGGCGGTTGCGGCCGGAGGCCTTCGGCGGACGGGTGCACGCGCACCTGTCCGGGCTGCGGGACTACGACATGATCGACCGCGAGGTGCTGGACTCGGCGGCGGTCAAGCTCACGCACGAGAAGCACGGGTCGTACCTGCTGCCGCAGGCGTTCCCGGAGGGCTCGCCGACCCACCCGTCGTACGGCTCGGGTCACGCGACCGTCGCGGGGGCGTGCGTCACGGTGCTGAAGGCGTGGTTCGACGAGTCCTGGGTGCTGCCCAAGCCCGTCGTGCCGAACGCCGACGGCACGGCCCTGGTGCACTACCAGGGTGGCGAGGCGCTCACCGTGGGCGGCGAGCTGGACAAGGTGGCGGCGAACATCGCGACCGGCCGGAACATGGCGGGCGTGCACTGGCGGTCGGACTTCACGGAGTCCGTCCGGCTCGGCGAGGCGGTCGGCATCGGGGTGCTGCGCGACCACGTGCGGGTCAACCACGAGGACGCCTCGTTCGGGCTGACGCGGTTCGACGGACGTCGCGTGACCATCTGA